The sequence CGACGAGCAGCTCGAAGAGGTCACCGTCGCCGTCCCGGTACCAGACCAGCACCGCGTCGACCACCTCGTCGGTGTCCTCGTCGACCAGATCTCCACAGCGGTCGGTCAGGGCGTCTCGGAGATTCTGGTCGACGTCGTCGTCGTACCCCATCTCCATGACGACCATCCCCGGTTCGATTCCGAACCGGTCCGCCAGGCTGCGTACCCCGTCGGCGGCCTGACCAGCGGTCGCGCTCACTGTCGCGTGCCTCCTCATCTCGTCCCTGCTCGCGGCGTCGCTGCGACGCCGTCAGGCAAAGTCCACACAGTTGTTGGTCTGCGCGCAAGTGGCGCACCGGGTGGAACGGAATTTACCGTGCCAGCAGCGTACGGGCACCGTCGGTAATGGCTTCCGCGGAGACCAGTACGTGACGTGCTGCCGGACCTAATGGTACAAACGAGTCAACTCCCGCCACTCGACGCGCGGCACCGACATATCCGGCGTCGACCAGCGCGGCGATCACCCCCTCGCCCACCCCGCCGGAGCGGCGCGTCTCGTCCACCACCAGCACCCGGCCGGTCGCCGAGGACTCCCTGATGATGTCGGCCACCGGCAGCGGGGCGAGCCAGCGCAGATCCACCACGCGGGTGCCCACCCCCTCCTCGGCGAGGACGGCCGCGGCCCGCAGCGACATCCGTACCCCGTTACCGAAAGTGATGATGGTGAGGTCGTCCGCCGAGCCCACCCGGTAGACCCGGGCCCGCCCGATCGGCACGTGCCCGGCCACCCACCCACCCGGCTCCGGATAGCCGGCCAGCCACTCTCCGTCACCTTCCGCGTACAGGTCGCGGGTGTGGTAGAGCGCGATCGGTTCCAGGAACACGCAGACACTGCCGTCCACCGCCGCGCTCGCCAGACAGGTCCGCAGCATGGGCGCGGCATCGTCCGGCCGTGCCGGCACCGCGATCACCAGACCGGGCACATCCCGGAGTACGGCCACCGAGTTGTCGTTGTGGAAGTGCCCGCCGAACCCCTCCTGGTACGCCAGGCCCGCCACCCGCACCACCATCGGGTTGCGGAACGCCCCCTGCGAGAAGAACCGCATCGTGGCCGCCTCACCGCGCAGCTGGTCCTCGGCGTTGTGCAGGTACGCCAGGTACTGGATCTCCGGCACCGGCAGCATCCCGGCCAGCCCGGCACCCAGGCCCAGCCCGAGCACCGACGTCTCGTCGAGCAGGGTGTCGAAGACCCGGGCCGCCCCGAACCGGTCGCGCAGCCCCTTCGTCACCCCGTACACGCCGCCCTTCGCGGCCACGTCCTCCCCGAAGATCGCCATCTGCGGGTGGTCGAGCATCCCGTCGGCGAGCGCGGCGTTGATGCTCTGCGCCAGCGTCATCGGCCCGGCCAGCTCCGGCGGCTTGCCGCCGAACGCCTCGGCCCGGGCGCCCGCCCCCGGTCCGCTGGCCCGCGCCGCGGCGTCGGCCACCGCCCGCGCCACCCGCACCGGACGGCGGGGTGCCAGCGTCGACACCACGTCGGCCGCGGAGGCCAGCTTCGGCTCGCCCAGCACCTCCTCGGCCAGCCGGCGTACCTGCCAGCCGGTCTCGTCGTACCGGGCCAGCAGCTCCTCGCCGGTCGCCACGCCGGCGTCGACCAGCAGCCGCGCGGTGGCGGCCACCGGGTCCCGGTCCAGGTCCTCGGCCAGCTCGGCGGGGCTCCGGTACGCCGACTCCGCGTCCGCGCCGGCGTGCCCCATCAGCCGTACGGTGCGCAGGTGCAGCACGGCCGGCCGCCGGTTGCGGCGTACCCAGGCCGCGGCCTCCGCCGCCACCTCGTACGTCCGCACCGGGTCGGCCCCGTCGGCGCTGAAGTAGCGGATGCCCGGCTTGGCCCGCAGGGTCGCCTCGACCCAGCCCTCCGGCGAGCGGACGCTGATGCCCAGCCCGTTGTCCTCGCAGACGAAGAGCACCGGAATCCGCAGCCCGGCGTGGTCGTACCACCCGGCGGTGTTGAAGGCGGCGGTGGCGCTGGCGTGGTTGACCGAGGCGTCACCGAAGGAGCAGACCACAATCGCGTCCGGTGGCCAGGGGGCGTGCGCGGCGCCCGCGCCGCTGCCCACCCGCACCCCGGCGCCGGTACGCCGACCGGCGCTGTCCAGCCGGCGCAGCCGCTCCACGGCCAGTCCCATCCCGACCGCGCGGGGCAGGTGCGAGGCGATGGTGGAGGTGGTCGGCACGATGGCCAGGTCGGCCCGGCCGAACACCTTGTGCCGGCCCCCGGCGATCGGCTCAAGGCTGGACGCGACCATCCCGCGCAGCACGTCCCGGGCCGCGTCGGCGTACGCCGCGAACCCGTTGGCGGCCACGGTCGGTTCGGTCCCGGGCGACTCCGATTCGGACAGCTCCCGATCGGCGGTCGACTCGGGGCCAGGGTTCGGCCCCCCGTCGACTGTCGACTCGGGGCCGGCGGGCGGCCCGGAGTCGACGGTCCGCGACGGGTCAGCGGCCCGCGACGGGTCAGCGGCCAGGGCTCGGTCGGCGGCCAACGCTGGGTCAGCGGCGGCCTGGGAGGTGCGGAGGCAGTAGAAGGCGCCCGAGCGGTAGTGCAGCAGCGCCGGATCGGTGGGACGCAGCGCGGCGGCGACCGCGGCGTTGCCCTCGTGCCCGGCCGAGCCGATCGTGTAGAAACCCTCCCCGAAGCTGCGCAACCAGCGGCCGGCCAGGTCGAGCTGCCGGCTGGTCACCTGCGCGTCGAACAGGTCCAGCACCTGCGCGCCGGTCAGTGGGGCGTCGTCGGTGACCGGGTCGGCGGGGTCACGCCGCCGCTCGGCGGCAGGCAGCGCCGCCAGCGTCTCCCGGAACCGGTCGTCGAGATCTTGCGGGGTGGTCACGTCGGACAGCATTACCGACGGAAGCCCTGCTCGCCCAGTGGGACACGGCCGGCGGGGGTGCGCTCACTCCGACCCGCAGGACTCCGGACAGCCGTCGTCGGACACCTTCCAGACCAGGTCACGAAGGGTGCCAAGCTCCTCGTCGCTCATCCCGGACAGGAGTCGGGAGTCGGACATTACCTCGATCACCCGGGCCCGCACGACCCGGCCCTCCCCGGTCACCAGCAGCGTCTTCTGCCGCCGGTCCGTCGGGTCGGTGCGGCGCTCGACCAGCCCGGCCTGCTCCAGCTTGTCGACCAGCACCGTCACGTTCGACCGGTCGCAACCCAGCTGACCGGCGAGATCACGGGCCGGCAGCGGGTGGTCCGGGTCCAACTCCCGCAGCGCCCGGGCCGCCGCCGGGGTGAGCCCCAACTCGGCGAACGCGGAGCCCTGCCGGTGTCGCAGAGCGTCGGTGACGTGCGCCATCCGCCGCACCACGTCGGCGGCGAGACCGGCCCGATCCACCGGCTCACCTGTTGCGGGAACGACCTGCTGCGCCACCGCCACATCGTACGCACGCCATCTCGCCGCCGGGTCATCGATCAAACTCCTCGGCGAGGACTGAAGCCCGGCACTGACGGATCGACCGCGATCATCGGTGTTCGACTGCCGGCGACGGGCCGGGGCCCTCGTCGTCACCTCCCGGCCACCAACGCTCGCGAGGCTCCCCTAGGGCGTGTTTCAGAAGAATTAGCCGGCCTGCGGCGGGCCCAGGCGACGACCGGCGGCGTTGCGGTTTCGTCCGGATACAACACCGGTATCCGAACAAAACCGCGCCTTGCCGGACCGCCGCCTGGACTCCCCCTCGGCTCGACCGCCCTTCTGAAACACGCCCTGGTCACGAGAGATCGGATTCTGGGGAGGATTTCGTGTCACTGTCCCGACGTACCATCCTGCTGTCCGGCGCCGCACTCGGCGCCGCGGGCGCGGTCACCGGGCTGCCGGTGCCGGCCGGCGCGGCGGCGGCCCACCGGCCGCTGTCCTATCCGTTCACCCTCGGTGTGGCCTCCGGCGATCCCGACCACGACGGGTTCGTGCTGTGGACCCGCCTGGCCCCGCAACCACTGGCCGAGGACGGCCTCGGCGGCATGCCGGACCGCGACATACCGGTCCACTGGGAGCTGGCCGCTGACGAGCGGTTCCGGCACGTGGTGCGCCGTGGGGTTTCGGTCGCCCGCACCCGCTCGGCGCACAGCGTGCACGTGGAGCTGGCCGGCCTGCTGCCCGGGCGCGAATACTTCTACCGGTTCCGCGCCGAGCGACACCTCTCGCCGATCGGGCGCACTCGCACCGCTCCCTCGCCGTCGAGCATGCCGGCCGCCCTGGCGATGGGCTTCGCGTCCTGCTCCCAGTACGAGCACGGCTACTTCACCGCCTACCGCCGCCTCGCCGAGACCGAGCCGGAGCTGATCCTGCACCTGGGCGACTACCAGTACGAATACGCCCCGGACACGTACAACATCCCGGGTGGCAACCCGCGTGACCATGAGGGACCGGAGACGCGGACGCTGGCCAACTACCGGCAGCGGCACGCCCAGTACAAGACCGACACCGACCTGCAGGCCGCGCACGCGGTGGCGCCCTGGGTGGTGGTGTTCGACGACCACGAGGTGGAGAACAACTGGGCCGACGAGGTGCCCGAGGCGCCGGACCCCGAGTTTCCCACGCGTCGGGCGGCGGCGTTCCAGGCGTACTACGAGAACATGCCGCTACGACGCACCTCGATCCCCCGGGGCATCGACATGCAGCTCTACCGGCGGGTGCGCTGGGGGCGGCTGGCCACGTTCCACATGCTCGACACCCGGCAGTACCGCGACGACCAGGCCTGCGGCGACGGCTACCGGGACTGCGCGGCGGCGTCGGACCCGGCCCGTTCCATCACCGGTGCGGAGCAGGAGGCGTGGCTGCTGGACGGCTTCCGCCGGTCGGACGCCCGGTGGGACATCCTGGGCCAGCAGGTCTTCTTCGCCCAGCGGGACAACAACGCGGGCCCGCTCACCGTTACCAGCATGGACGCCTGGGACGGCTACGTCGCCTCCCGGGACCGGATCACCCGGGGCTGGCTCGGCGCCGGGGTACGCAACCCGGTGGTGCTGACCGGCGACGTGCACGCCCACTGGGCCAGCGACCTCAAGCTGGATTACTCCGACCCGACCTCACGCACGGTCGGCACCGAGCTGGTCTGCTCGTCGATCACCTCGACCGGCGACGGCGCGGACTCGGTCTCCGGCTCGCACCCGTGGTTCGCGTTCAACCCGCACCTGCGCTTCCAGAACAACCTGCGGGGGTACGTCCGCACGACGATCACTCCGGGGCAGCTCACGGCCGACTTCGACGTGCTGCCGTACGTCACTCGGCCGGACGCGCCCGCGTACACACGGGCCTCGTTCGTGATCGAGGACCGCGTGCCCGGCCTGCACCAGACGGCGGACAACCCGCTCCCGTCAGCGGCCCGCACTGCCACGCCATCCACGGACCCTGGCCAGCAGACCGTCCAGCAGGAGACAGTTCGCCCGTAACCCGCCCGACGCCTCAAGATCCGCGCAACATGAGGGAACTTGTTGCCTCGCCACGGGCTGAGGCAGCAGTTTCGGGGAAGTTGTGCGGATCTTGAGGCATAGGGCGGCGCGGGACGACGGACCGGGACGGCGGTCAGGCCGGGAGGAAGGAGAAGCGGACCTGGCGGGTCGGGTTGTCGCCGTTGGTGTCGACGAGGCAGATCGACTGCCAGGTGCCGAGCGCCAGCCGGCCGCCGAGCACCGGCACTGTGGCGTACGGGGGGATGAACGCCGGCAGCACATGGTCGCGGCCGTGGCCGGGCGAGCCGTGGCGGTGCCGCCAGCGGCCGTCGGTGGGGAGCAGGTCGTCCAGGGCTCTGAGCAGGTCGTCGTCGGAGCCCGACCCGGTCTCGATGATCGCCAGGCCGGCGGTGGCGTGCGGCACGAAGACGTGCAGCAGGCCGTCACTCTCGCCCGAGACGAACTGCTGGGCCTCGGCGGTGATGTCCCGGACGGTCGGCCGGGACCCGGTCTGGACGGTGATCACGTCGCTGCGCATACGTCGCATTCTGCCGCAGGGTGCGGTCAGGAACTGCCGCCACCGCCGCCGCCGCCAGAGTCGCCGCCGCCGGACCAGCCGCCGCCGGAGTCACCGCCGGACCAGCCCCAGCCGGACCAGCCGCCCCCGGAATCGCCGCCCCCGGAATCGCCGCTGCTGCCGGCTGGCTCCGTATCGTCGGAGCTGTCGTGGTCGCCGTCCCGCTGGCGGCCGACGTGCCCGCTCCCGGCATCCCCGGCAGGCACCGGGTAGAAGCCGTACCCGCCGCCGTCCGAGTCCGGACGACGGCGACGACCTCCGGACTGGCCGCTCAGACGGGCCGCGCGGATCGCGTCCCGCAGCAGGCCCACGCCGAGCACGGCCACCAGGGCGCCGACGGCCACCAGTCCGACCATCGGCAGGCTGCCGGAGGCGAGGGCGACCGCGCCGACGACCAGGCCGATCACTCCGACAACGATCATGCTCGCGGCGACCGCGACACGGCGTCCGTTCATGTCGGCAACGGTAGGAGTGGCGGTCAAACCCCTCAGGTTCCACCCGGTCGTCGCGCTAAGTTACCGGCGAGTACCTGTGTTCAGCATCGCGTCGGGGGCACCTAGACGTGACGAGGGGTGCCACCAGGGGGCAGGATGGCGCTAGAGACCTATCCCACACACAACCGAGGGAACGCCTGTGGCTACGGAACGCAAGCGCCCGGTGATCAGCGACGGCCTACCGAGCCAGCTTCCGGACATCGACCCTGAAGAGACAAGCGAATGGGTCGAGTCGCTTGACGGTGTCATCGACGAACGCGGCGCCAAACGCGCCCGCTACGTCATGCTGCGCCTGCTGGAGCGGGCCCGTGAGCGCCAGGTCGGGGTTCCGCCCCTGACCACCACCGATTACATCA comes from Micromonospora vinacea and encodes:
- a CDS encoding secondary thiamine-phosphate synthase enzyme YjbQ, whose protein sequence is MRSDVITVQTGSRPTVRDITAEAQQFVSGESDGLLHVFVPHATAGLAIIETGSGSDDDLLRALDDLLPTDGRWRHRHGSPGHGRDHVLPAFIPPYATVPVLGGRLALGTWQSICLVDTNGDNPTRQVRFSFLPA
- a CDS encoding alkaline phosphatase D family protein, whose protein sequence is MSLSRRTILLSGAALGAAGAVTGLPVPAGAAAAHRPLSYPFTLGVASGDPDHDGFVLWTRLAPQPLAEDGLGGMPDRDIPVHWELAADERFRHVVRRGVSVARTRSAHSVHVELAGLLPGREYFYRFRAERHLSPIGRTRTAPSPSSMPAALAMGFASCSQYEHGYFTAYRRLAETEPELILHLGDYQYEYAPDTYNIPGGNPRDHEGPETRTLANYRQRHAQYKTDTDLQAAHAVAPWVVVFDDHEVENNWADEVPEAPDPEFPTRRAAAFQAYYENMPLRRTSIPRGIDMQLYRRVRWGRLATFHMLDTRQYRDDQACGDGYRDCAAASDPARSITGAEQEAWLLDGFRRSDARWDILGQQVFFAQRDNNAGPLTVTSMDAWDGYVASRDRITRGWLGAGVRNPVVLTGDVHAHWASDLKLDYSDPTSRTVGTELVCSSITSTGDGADSVSGSHPWFAFNPHLRFQNNLRGYVRTTITPGQLTADFDVLPYVTRPDAPAYTRASFVIEDRVPGLHQTADNPLPSAARTATPSTDPGQQTVQQETVRP
- a CDS encoding MarR family winged helix-turn-helix transcriptional regulator, with protein sequence MAQQVVPATGEPVDRAGLAADVVRRMAHVTDALRHRQGSAFAELGLTPAAARALRELDPDHPLPARDLAGQLGCDRSNVTVLVDKLEQAGLVERRTDPTDRRQKTLLVTGEGRVVRARVIEVMSDSRLLSGMSDEELGTLRDLVWKVSDDGCPESCGSE
- a CDS encoding DUF3052 domain-containing protein, producing the protein MSATAGQAADGVRSLADRFGIEPGMVVMEMGYDDDVDQNLRDALTDRCGDLVDEDTDEVVDAVLVWYRDGDGDLFELLVDALGPLADNGVVWLLTPKAGREGHVEPSEVAESAPTAGLQQTSTVNAGRDWSGARLVLRRGAKAKK
- a CDS encoding thiamine pyrophosphate-dependent enzyme, with amino-acid sequence MLSDVTTPQDLDDRFRETLAALPAAERRRDPADPVTDDAPLTGAQVLDLFDAQVTSRQLDLAGRWLRSFGEGFYTIGSAGHEGNAAVAAALRPTDPALLHYRSGAFYCLRTSQAAADPALAADRALAADPSRAADPSRTVDSGPPAGPESTVDGGPNPGPESTADRELSESESPGTEPTVAANGFAAYADAARDVLRGMVASSLEPIAGGRHKVFGRADLAIVPTTSTIASHLPRAVGMGLAVERLRRLDSAGRRTGAGVRVGSGAGAAHAPWPPDAIVVCSFGDASVNHASATAAFNTAGWYDHAGLRIPVLFVCEDNGLGISVRSPEGWVEATLRAKPGIRYFSADGADPVRTYEVAAEAAAWVRRNRRPAVLHLRTVRLMGHAGADAESAYRSPAELAEDLDRDPVAATARLLVDAGVATGEELLARYDETGWQVRRLAEEVLGEPKLASAADVVSTLAPRRPVRVARAVADAAARASGPGAGARAEAFGGKPPELAGPMTLAQSINAALADGMLDHPQMAIFGEDVAAKGGVYGVTKGLRDRFGAARVFDTLLDETSVLGLGLGAGLAGMLPVPEIQYLAYLHNAEDQLRGEAATMRFFSQGAFRNPMVVRVAGLAYQEGFGGHFHNDNSVAVLRDVPGLVIAVPARPDDAAPMLRTCLASAAVDGSVCVFLEPIALYHTRDLYAEGDGEWLAGYPEPGGWVAGHVPIGRARVYRVGSADDLTIITFGNGVRMSLRAAAVLAEEGVGTRVVDLRWLAPLPVADIIRESSATGRVLVVDETRRSGGVGEGVIAALVDAGYVGAARRVAGVDSFVPLGPAARHVLVSAEAITDGARTLLAR